The Nitrososphaerales archaeon genome segment CTGGCTTAAGTACTGATATATTCAATGATTATTTGGAAGTAAGTATTGGAAAGGACGCAACATTACATTTGTTAAAACTTACATCTGGTTTAGATTCTCTTGTATTAGGGGAAGATCAGATCCTAGGGCAAGTAAAGCGCGCCTTTGACTCGGCAAAGAAGAGCAAGTATGCAGGTTCATTTCTTGGACTTTTGTTCGATAATGCTATAAAAATTGGAAGCAAGGTTAGAACTAGCACTGGAATTAACAAGGGAACGGTGTCATACGGTTCCATGGCGGTTAAACTAGCGGAGGAATATCTTGAAGGTCTTGATAGTAAGAGCATAATGATCATAGGTTCCGGAGAGGCAGCGAGCCTTGTTGCGAAGACCTTGAAGAAGCGTAAGATCGATTTCATGGTTACAAGTAGAACGTTTGAGAGAGCAAAATCTTTCTCGGAAACTGCAGGTGGCCAGCCAATTGCCTTTGAGAGAGCACTTGAAATGTTGAAGGATATAGATGCATTGTTCGTAGCAACAATTGCTCCGTACTTTCTAATTCCCTTTGAAAGAGCTGAGCGTGCAATGCGAAATAGACACAGACCTATGGTTATTGTCGATCTATCAAATCCTAGAACAGTGGAAGAGAAGGTTTCTACATTAAAGAATATCAGGTTGATCAACATAGATGAAGTTTCAGCCCTGGTGGAAAGGAACATGAATGTGCGAAAGAAGGAAGTGGAGAATGCAGAAAGGATAATAGAGGATGGTGTCTACTCTGTAGAAGCGAGGATGAGGAGGTTGGAAGTGGAGCCTGTCGTAGACACGCTATTCAAGAAGGTGCATATGATCCGTCAACGAGAGTTGGGTAAAGCGTTGCAATTGCTGGACCTCGATGAGGAGCAAAAGAAAGTTGTTGAGCAGTTAAGCCATGCAATTGTTGAGGGTATATTATCAAATCCAATGGATGCATTACGAAGGGCGTCGGAAGATGGGGATAAAGAACTTATGAAGGCTGTTCTGAAACTATTCAAATATGAGCGATAGTTCATTCCCAAAGGTAAGGCTTCGCAGGTTAAGGAAAAATAGAAAGATTCGTGAGTTGTTTCAGGAAGTTCGTCTTTCTGCAAGTGATCTTATAGCCCCTGTATTTGTGCAGGAAGGCTTGTCAAAACCAGAAAACATTGAATCTCTTCCAGGTATAATGCGTTTGCCGCTAGAACATGTTACAGACGAGGTAAGAGACTCGACATCGTTAGGAATACCTGCGGTAATAGTCTTTGGCGTACCTAGCAAGAAGGATGACATCGGTACATCTGCATTTGATGACAGCGGCATAGTGCAGAAAGCAGTATCACTGATAAGGAAGGAGATCGGTGATGATGTTGCTATTGTAACTGATGTATGCCTGTGTCAATATACTACGAAGGGGCACTGCGGCCTAGTTAATGATGGTATGATAGACAACGATAGAAGTATTGAGATGCTGGCTAAGATAGCTGTAAGTCAAGCTAGGGCTGGTGCAGATATAGTTGCTCCCTCCGCAATGATGGATGGACAGGTAAAGGCTATTAGGCAGGGTCTTGATGACAATGGATTCATTGATGTTGCTATAATGTCCTATTCTGCCAAGCACGCTTCGCCGTTGTATGCCCCATTTAGGGATGCCGCACACTCTGCTCCAAAGTTTGGGGATCGAAGGAGCTACCAGTTATCATATGCAAACCCGAATGAGGCCATGCGTGAAATTGAACTCGATATTAATGAAGGTGCAGACATAGTTATGATCAAACCAGCTATCTCGTATCTGGATCTTATTTACAAGGCAAAACACCTATTTAATGTGCCATTGGCGGCGTATAGCGTATCCGGCGAGTATGCGTTGGTAAAAGCAGCTGCCAGGCAAGGCATGATAGACGAGAACGCTGTCATAATGGAATTACTAACATCAATAAAACGTGCTGGTGCTGATATGATTATAACGTACTTTGCTAAGCAGGTCGCGGGTATTCTGAAATCATCATGAGCTTGCGGACAGTAACACAGAACCTATGATCACTACGGCTACTCCAATATACATTGCAGTGAAGCTTTTTCTCTGCAAAACTTCCTTAAAGTAAATCAATCCCCAGGATACATTGAATAGTAATGCTAGTTGTGTCAATGGATATCCTACGGTGAGACCCAACGCTGCGACAGCAAGGAAGCTGGCTACATTTCCTACGTTCCAGATTGATCCAGAAACTATACCAGTAAGCGTTTCCGTCTTCCTGAAACGCCTAGTAGCGATCAGAATTCCTATCCCAATAAGGAATATGGTAAAGGACATTGAAAAGAAGCTCGATTCTAGATCGCTAAACAATCTTACAGGAACAAAAAGGCTGCCCCACAAAATGCCTGCGATTGCAGTAATTATGTAACCTCTAATGTCTTTTTTGTCCTTCCTAACGCCAACAGAAACCAAAAACATTCCCAATACGAGCATAGCTATTCCTGCAAGCGCCAGGAGAAGAGAGCTTAGTTGTTCATGGAAAAAAAGCAATCCCCACATAAACGATGTTATGATTATTACGCTACCTACCGGTAGCGCTATTCTTCCTAGACCGATGTATTTGATAGCGAATATGCCTAAGGTGCTAGCCGTGATCCATATTGCGCCTGCTATCATACCGCCAAGATCAAGAGTTAAGGAGCCGTAGAATGGAAGTATAGCTAAAGCGAAAAGAATTGCCCCTATCCCAATAGATCCTTGCGTGTGGAAGATGTTGTTAATGCCGAATTTCTTAACTGGAACTAAATATGTGCCCCAGCTAGCAGCTGCTACAAGTGCAAACGCAATTCCAAAATAATCTACCATTACCACCGCTCTGAACTAGGTTGGTAATTAATAGTTGTTGAAGATTTTATATACAGTATTGTGTTACTTAGTATATCTATGAAGATAGAGCTTGAATTAACCACCACAATAAGTGATAAATCTGACGTTCTTTCAAAGATAACGCAGCTCGTGAAGAACGCGGAACAACTTGGCTTCAAACTAGAAGAGTTGGAATTGGAAGCTGGTGAAATGGAGAAGGAGAAGGAGAAGGAGAAGGAAGAGGAGGAAGAAAATTAGAGTATAGGTCCGTATGAAGTAACCAGCTCAACCCCTCAATTTATTGGAGTCCCCGTTAAACCTACTAAAGCGCATTACATTTTGGATATATGATCTTGAATGATGAATTTTGTCTGCTGAAGGACAGCGTGATAGGGATCGTTGTCATGCACATTATAGCCCAAGATCCATGCGATCATGTTTCTAAAGGCAGGTAGATCTGTAAATTCGTATACCAATTCCATATATCGCTTCGCTTCCGCGTAGTTATCCTGCGACAATGCGTTTTCCATCTTATGATACAAGTATGCTAGACATGCGAGCTGCGTTGTTACGTAGTCATTTCCGTTATCTGATGACTCACAACCGCATTTAGCATAAAATGCCTTCAACTCATTTAAGTTTGCAGAATATTTCTGTTCATCGTAAGTTACTCGCATATGTTGATAGTAGTCATACCAGATTTGTGTACGGTGTTCCTGAATGCTAAACATGGTGATGATTTTGGTAGGAAGTTCTGATCCTGGAATGTTAAACACCACTTTTGTGCCTGCGTGCAATAGGGACAAGTTAGACGATGTAGTTTTACCATTACCCTGTGATTTTGTAAACGCGTTCCATATCTCGGTGGGATATGTGGATCTGTCCTTCCAATCTCGCACTGTACTGTCGTAAATCTTATAGAGGTTACCAGCAGATTTGGAAGTATCACTTGATACGAATATCGTTACACTTGCCTCCTTACTGTTTGACCACCACAGGAGCTGCCCAATGTCTTTACATACTATATCGATCCTATAATCTGCCGGTTCCTCTGGGAGTATCACTTCTATCTTAGCAGGATCTCCTATAGGCGTGACAAAGGAGAAGCTTGACTCCATGTTAAAGAGCTTGTCATCTTTGTATATCTTGATCTCATACGTATTCTTCATAACAAATGACGAACCATGTGCATTAGCAACCTTTACAATCAATGCTCTATTTGCACTTAAAGTATAAGACTTTACTTCGCCTTCGTCAAGCTCTATTGTCTCACTGATCAGTCTAGGTGAAATTGCATCTATCATAACAATAGGTAACACCTCGCGATTTTCCATGAGCTTTTCGAGCTCCCTCAGATAATATCTCTCCTTTGCATCTGCTGAAGCAATTACTACTGATGAACTATCATGACTGTAAGCTCCAAATATTTCCACTGTATCGCCTTTACTTACTTTATCACTTGATTCAGATGGGTTTACTTTGACTTCAATAACATCACCTGAAACTAGAGAACCAGAAGTATCCGTGATGACCTGATCTATTCTTACGCGGTAGATAGTGCTTTCGTATTTAGCTGAACTGATAATTACTGGCTCTTCCATCACTGTTCCCATGAACCTAACCTCAATAGCTCTCACAACCCATTCTATCTCTGCACTTGATTCTTCATTATCTTCCCAAAATGCTAAAGCCGACCAAGTCCCTGCAACGATCGGGCTGTATGCAAAGATGAAATACCCGTCTGAATCAGTTAAAACAGTTGCCGTATCCTCAATAGCATGGGGCCCATTAATGACGAGCGTTATTTCTGAAGGTATAGCAGGTGTAACGGAACCAGAAAGGATGATATCTTGTCCAAGATCAATGAGTTCATTATCAACAGTCAACCTTATGGCATTGAGTTGCAGCTCCGACTCTGCGGCTAGTATAGTAAGTGAATTTGTATGCCATATGGAGATGTTGAATTGATTGCCTTTAGGAGGCGTAGCGTCCCAGAGTGATACCTCATAGTCGTAGCTTCCACTGGGGGCAGAGTAAGGTACTGTAAATTGTCTCTTATACTTATTAATTCCCGGTTCAACATTTACTGACAAATCGTTCGCAGAGTCATCTATCAGCTTTAGAGTGCTAGAATGCTTTATTCTGGCTCCCAGCCATACTGAAAAGGATTGAGAAGTAGGATTGTTTATCTCGTACTCTATCATTAATGTATCTCCAGCTCTTAATAGAGTGGAAGATATGCTGGAACTAATTATATTGACCGATTCGATCAAATCTGATGCTTCAGGTAAAGGTTTAGACTGTTTCTTATCAGTGATTGTAAGTATGCCTATTCTCCAACCGGTGGAGTGATACTCTAGAGGTAAGTTAGATGTTTCAAACCAAATTGACATGTTGACATCATACGAACTTTCTGCAACCGACTGGGGAACAACAAAAATCCTAGAATATTTATTTGTACCTGGCAGAGCTGATATTATAGCGTCATTGGTTTTGTCAACTATCTCTGCAGCGGTTCCCAAAGGTCTGATGGTTAAGCCAAGACCAACTGATACTGGAACCTTATTTGGATTGTTGATTATGTAATAACCAGTGAAATTCTGTCCTCGTTCTACCGATGATGGGATTATGAAAGCCTGCGATAACAACGGCTTCTGCAATCCCTCCTC includes the following:
- the hemA gene encoding glutamyl-tRNA reductase; the protein is MDQLDVMNARVTYRRVPIHLLEKFSFKDLNTAYKLFRKDGSVKECVIIQTCNRVEVYAATSKPDHKKLVDAWAMCTGLSTDIFNDYLEVSIGKDATLHLLKLTSGLDSLVLGEDQILGQVKRAFDSAKKSKYAGSFLGLLFDNAIKIGSKVRTSTGINKGTVSYGSMAVKLAEEYLEGLDSKSIMIIGSGEAASLVAKTLKKRKIDFMVTSRTFERAKSFSETAGGQPIAFERALEMLKDIDALFVATIAPYFLIPFERAERAMRNRHRPMVIVDLSNPRTVEEKVSTLKNIRLINIDEVSALVERNMNVRKKEVENAERIIEDGVYSVEARMRRLEVEPVVDTLFKKVHMIRQRELGKALQLLDLDEEQKKVVEQLSHAIVEGILSNPMDALRRASEDGDKELMKAVLKLFKYER
- the hemB gene encoding porphobilinogen synthase; this encodes MSDSSFPKVRLRRLRKNRKIRELFQEVRLSASDLIAPVFVQEGLSKPENIESLPGIMRLPLEHVTDEVRDSTSLGIPAVIVFGVPSKKDDIGTSAFDDSGIVQKAVSLIRKEIGDDVAIVTDVCLCQYTTKGHCGLVNDGMIDNDRSIEMLAKIAVSQARAGADIVAPSAMMDGQVKAIRQGLDDNGFIDVAIMSYSAKHASPLYAPFRDAAHSAPKFGDRRSYQLSYANPNEAMREIELDINEGADIVMIKPAISYLDLIYKAKHLFNVPLAAYSVSGEYALVKAAARQGMIDENAVIMELLTSIKRAGADMIITYFAKQVAGILKSS
- a CDS encoding GRP family sugar transporter — its product is MVDYFGIAFALVAAASWGTYLVPVKKFGINNIFHTQGSIGIGAILFALAILPFYGSLTLDLGGMIAGAIWITASTLGIFAIKYIGLGRIALPVGSVIIITSFMWGLLFFHEQLSSLLLALAGIAMLVLGMFLVSVGVRKDKKDIRGYIITAIAGILWGSLFVPVRLFSDLESSFFSMSFTIFLIGIGILIATRRFRKTETLTGIVSGSIWNVGNVASFLAVAALGLTVGYPLTQLALLFNVSWGLIYFKEVLQRKSFTAMYIGVAVVIIGSVLLSASS